A genomic region of Torulaspora delbrueckii CBS 1146 chromosome 7, complete genome contains the following coding sequences:
- the TSR3 gene encoding ribosome biogenesis protein TSR3 (similar to Saccharomyces cerevisiae YOR006C; ancestral locus Anc_6.19), whose translation MSKGKNKNREAKNGHSGKGSNGHSSRQNHKRMEMKRGTEDTKFPVKLAMWDFDHCDPKRCSGKKLERLGLIKSLRVGQKFQGIVVSPNGSGVVCPDDKSIVEEHGASVVECSWARLDEVPFNKIGGKHERLLPYLVAANQVNYGRPWKLNCVEALAACFAIVGRMDWASELLSHFSWGLGFLELNQELLEIYQQCTDADSVKAAESAWLVKIQKEVEERKSQAKDEDIWMTGNVNRKGTTFLDDNEEEESSEVEESDEEEDNGKTLRYDRLGNLIESDSGDEESSEEELEEAGGSVEKVYI comes from the coding sequence ATGTCTAAGGGAAAGAATAAGAATCGCGAAGCTAAGAATGGGCACTCTGGGAAGGGTTCAAATGGCCATAGTTCGAGACAGAATCATAAACGAATGGAGATGAAGCGAGGTACAGAAGACACTAAATTCCCAGTGAAGCTTGCTATGTGGGATTTCGACCACTGTGACCCGAAGAGATGTAGTGGTAAGAAGCTGGAAAGACTTGGGCtgatcaaatctttgagagtaggtcaaaaattccagGGCATCGTGGTTTCCCCCAACGGTAGTGGTGTTGTTTGCCCTGATGACAAAAGCATAGTAGAGGAGCACGGTGCTTCTGTAGTGGAATGTTCATGGGCTAGACTAGATGAAGTTCCATTTAACAAGATCGGAGGTAAGCATGAGAGACTTTTGCCGTATCTTGTTGCTGCTAACCAGGTGAACTATGGTAGGCCATGGAAGTTAAATTGCGTAGAAGCATTGGCTGCATGTTTTGCAATAGTGGGAAGGATGGATTGGGCGTCCGAGCTACTTTCTCACTTTTCCTGGGGGTTGGGATTTTTAGAATTAAATCAAGAGCTATTAGAGATATACCAGCAGTGTACAGACGCAGATTCCGTCAAGGCAGCAGAGTCTGCATGGCTTGTTAAGATTCAGAAAGAGGTAGAAGAGCGTAAATCACAGGCAAAGGACGAAGACATCTGGATGACCGGTAACGTCAACAGAAAAGGCACAACCTTCTTGGATGAcaatgaagaggaagaatcttcagaagtagaagaatcagatgaagaagaagataatggTAAGACATTGAGATATGATAGACTAGGAAACCTGATAGAGTCAGACTCCGGAGATGAAGAGAGCtcagaggaagaattaGAAGAGGCAGGAGGATCAGTGGAGAAGGTTTATATCTAG
- the DNL4 gene encoding DNA ligase (ATP) DNL4 (similar to Saccharomyces cerevisiae DNL4 (YOR005C); ancestral locus Anc_6.18) translates to MESAEILTSTHEVSQELQESESTEKAPPNFAPSPDFIWLCEELFVKLEDVQRQGREHLGNKPLSVRYYEVISHFIRLWRKTVGNNIFPALVLSLPYRDRRIYNIKDYTLVKAICSYLALPKQSATEKRLLKWKRRATRGVRLSNFCVEEIRKRKSEPSPGRRITIDKLNECLDHLVEERNAKGGFKGLSDSPTFNFCLQNMSFIELRFFFDIVLKNRVIGGQEHKLLNCWHPDALDYLSVVSDLETVASRLWDPEHRLRRDDLSINLGYAFVPQLAKKMTISYEKICTKLNNDFLIEEKMDGERIQVHYMDYGAKIRFLSRRGVDYTQLYGENLQSGTVANYLNFDSNVRDCVLDGEMITFDTDRNVVLPFGMVKSSARQALSTEGICSQGHRPMLMVLDLVYLNGVSLIKLPLYQRKEFLNRVLKPCPHAVEILPYVRCSEHTAIRKSLEKSISMGSEGIVLKSYKARYEIGARNDYWIKVKPEYLEQFGENLDLVIIGRTPGKKDSLMCGLAVYEGEEDLNEIEAKRESAIVNLDSEGDELDDTDGKKIIKYFISFCVIANGISQQEFKEIDRKTRGAWVKSDQRLPSADLLRFGSKIPEEWIDPKNSIMLEVKARSLDNTESSKKKFAAGCTLHGGYCRRIRDDKDWTGCYSFSELWQERLHKSSTGVGSFNKQYSKKMKSKKRKIDPFSGQAAKKHDVFDSTNIFKGLQFYVLSDYIDVSRNVRITKSEFDDLILQNSGKLVRNLISKHHSESQFRIISGKYTAECRALIERGYDILSPQWILDCIRNRMVVKLEPRHCFNVSSELMTIVNGRVDEYGDSFVNPITEQQLDNLIDTNMKQTEPNLMREANSELDVVPLFLFSTRAVYIPPQVFNAVDAYGLTSKFKLHGGSIASDIPSCNLIIMPNENQRLGTQSLVEMRQSVLQAMGRNDSTPSIPYIVTPDWVEKSIEENCQVPEEDFTPVYA, encoded by the coding sequence ATGGAGTCCGCTGAAATCTTAACGAGCACACATGAAGTTTCGCAAGAGCTCCAAGAGTCTGAGTCAACTGAGAAGGCGCCACCAAATTTTGCACCATCTCCTGACTTTATTTGGCTATGTGAAGAACTCTTTGTGAAGTTGGAAGACGTTCAAAGACAAGGTCGCGAGCATTTGGGAAATAAACCACTATCTGTTAGGTACTACGAAGTTATATCGCATTTTATCAGGTTGTGGCGGAAAACGGTAGGGAACAACATCTTTCCAGCACTCGTACTATCACTTCCCTACAGAGACAGACGAATTTATAACATCAAAGACTACACGCTGGTCAAGGCAATATGTTCTTACTTGGCGTTACCTAAACAATCTGCCACCGAGAAAAGGCTGCTcaaatggaaaagaagagctaCAAGAGGGGTAAGACTATCAAATTTCTGcgttgaagagatcagaaagaggaaaagtGAGCCATCGCCAGGGAGGCGAATAACAATTGACAAGCTAAACGAATGCCTTGATCATCTTGTCGAAGAGCGAAATGCCAAGGGAGGATTTAAAGGTTTATCAGATTCACCAACATTCAACTTTTGCCTGCAAAACATGTCTTTTATTGAGCTCaggtttttctttgatattgTATTAAAAAATAGAGTAATCGGTGGACAGGAACACAAGCTTTTGAACTGTTGGCATCCAGATGCTCTAGATTATTTAAGCGTTGTCTCTGATTTGGAGACTGTAGCTTCGAGACTGTGGGATCCAGAACACCGTCTGAGACGTGACGACTTGAGCATCAATCTTGGGTATGCTTTTGTCCCGCAGCTTGCTAAGAAGATGACTATTTCTTATGAAAAAATCTGTACCAAGTTGAATAATGACttcttgattgaagaaaaaatggATGGCGAGCGGATTCAAGTACATTATATGGATTATGGAGCCAAAATCAGATTCTTAAGTAGGCGTGGGGTCGACTATACTCAGCTCTATGGAGAGAATTTACAAAGTGGGACAGTGGCAAATTACTTGAATTTTGATAGTAACGTGCGGGACTGCGTACTTGATGGCGAGATGATCACTTTTGATACTGATAGAAATGTTGTGCTACCTTTTGGGATGGTGAAGAGCAGCGCTCGGCAAGCCCTTAGCACTGAAGGAATTTGTTCTCAAGGTCATCGTCCTATGCTAATGGTCCTTGATCTGGTTTATTTAAATGGCGTCTCCCTCATCAAACTTCCTTTGTACCAGAGAAAGGAATTTCTAAATAGAGTGCTGAAACCATGTCCCCATGCGGTAGAAATCTTGCCATATGTTCGGTGTTCTGAACATACTGCGATAAGAAAATCTTTAGAAAAGTCAATTTCGATGGGATCTGAAGGTATAGTGCTGAAATCCTACAAGGCGCGGTATGAAATTGGAGCAAGAAATGACTATTGGATTAAGGTCAAACCAGAGTACCTGGAacaatttggagaaaatttAGACTTGGTTATTATCGGGAGAACTCCAGGGAAAAAGGACTCTCTGATGTGCGGGCTTGCCGTAtatgaaggtgaagaagatctgaatgaaattgaagcaaaaaGAGAGTCCGCAATTGTAAATTTAGATTCTGAAGGGGATGAACTGGATGACACGGACGGCAAGAAGATTATCAAATACTTTATCTCATTCTGCGTAATTGCCAACGGAATTTCTCAGCAAgagttcaaagaaatcgatAGAAAAACGCGTGGTGCTTGGGTAAAATCGGACCAGCGGTTACCTTCAGCTGATCTTCTGAGATTCGGATCCAAGATCCCAGAAGAATGGATCGACCCGAAAAATTCGATTATGCTTGAGGTGAAGGCAAGGTCATTGGACAATACAGAGTCCAGTAAGAAAAAGTTTGCAGCGGGTTGCACACTTCATGGTGGATACTGCAGAAGAATCAGAGACGACAAGGATTGGACTGGTTGCTACAGTTTTTCTGAGCTATGGCAAGAGAGGCTTCATAAGTCATCAACTGGGGTCGGCTCATTTAACAAACAATACTccaaaaaaatgaaatcaaagaaacgGAAAATAGATCCTTTTTCGGGCCAAGCCGCGAAGAAGCATGATGTCTTTGACTCCACCAACATCTTCAAGGGCTTACAGTTTTACGTTCTGTCAGATTACATCGATGTTAGTCGAAATGTTCGCATAACAAAATCTGAATTTGATGACCTGATATTACAGAACAGTGGCAAGCTGGTACGAAATTTGATCTCCAAGCACCATAGCGAAAGCCAGTTTCGTATCATAAGCGGCAAGTATACCGCGGAATGCAGGGCACTCATCGAAAGAGGCTACGATATTCTTAGCCCGCAGTGGATTTTGGACTGTATTCGCAATCGAATGGTTGTAAAACTGGAACCACGGCATTGCTTCAATGTTTCCAGTGAATTGATGACTATCGTTAACGGAAGAGTAGATGAATACGGCGATAGCTTCGTGAACCCGATTACAGAGCAGCAGCTAGACAATTTGATTGATACGAACATGAAGCAAACAGAACCGAACTTGATGAGGGAAGCCAACTCGGAATTGGATGTAGTACCATTATTCCTATTCTCCACGAGGGCTGTATATATTCCGCCACAGGTTTTCAACGCAGTAGATGCGTATGGCTTGACTTCAAAGTTTAAGCTACATGGTGGCTCGATCGCAAGCGACATACCAAGTTGCAACCTCATTATAATGCCCAACGAAAATCAACGTCTAGGCACCCAGTCACTGGTAGAGATGAGGCAGTCAGTGTTGCAAGCCATGGGTCGTAATGATAGTACGCCCAGTATACCATACATTGTAACACCTGATTGGGTGGaaaagtcaattgaagaaaactgTCAAGTTCCAGAGGAGGACTTTACGCCTGTGTATGCTTGA
- the NPR2 gene encoding nitrogen permease regulating protein NPR2 (similar to Saccharomyces cerevisiae NPR2 (YEL062W); ancestral locus Anc_6.17): MGDQFEGFIPIHTIFYAVFHPTEGTKVRYEFPPGNLESHNINFDAIKNYIIPKPQLCHKLLTLKYKNYRIASYPVTVNSPIYARNFFSFNFVFVFPYDCQTSPYEPAIARLGKMFKVLEEQNLILSKAEKDPIFYHFKQVEIKDDQDAKSKPEKGSHNLSKSQAYASEKYHKIMTDIESADSTFSLKDLVLRVYQDLNNYSECLIPIDEGNAVDIKIFPMMTPPNSNISIEDVPVSTVNLNKVIDVNWDPTMLKIVPYINGLNSISKIAKLSVSDPGLVIECIKHLIYYNCVLLADIFQFSNIYAPTSSLRTFLTDSVLSTECQSYVVCEEDSTLPRLPFKRVNHSATESVDHELADSHRSQRTSGSRTTSMSSNGKFFPSSNNEMPALISEESLYRTGKHSQSSFSSNNTNPSNMLARYLPTKSCLFDLYRSLSQGTSLREWYGVHYGTIRANRIDVRRFITFGVINGLIYRCYSYPIMKNLEIFDLAKRLHREDISNHTVKHNKAKNPSKNIFSTSDIKFGVEYERQRNKHHKALNLDIADEVLRNVYKKLSVTNSTDTRPNSADPIARLYRERSLGSLADGSTNNIYRLQNSDRPSKVSFDKQQEIGHISKGMSSSNDKVKMDEEAKLERRERDLILLESVEAADSLDTICVKLEMSRYDVEALIQNLGEYKIINS; encoded by the coding sequence ATGGGAGATCAATTCGAAGGGTTCATACCCATTCATACAATATTCTATGCTGTTTTCCATCCAACAGAAGGAACCAAGGTCCGTTATGAGTTTCCACCTGGAAACTTAGAGAGCCATAACATCAATTTTGATGCAATCAAAAATTATATTATACCTAAACCGCAGCTCTGCCACAAGCTATTGACTTTAAAGTATAAAAATTACAGAATCGCATCTTATCCAGTTACGGTAAATTCGCCAATTTACGCAAGgaatttcttcagtttCAATTTTGTATTTGTATTCCCGTATGATTGTCAAACTTCACCTTATGAACCTGCCATTGCGAGACTAGGGAAAATGTTCAAGGTCTTAGAGGAGCAAAATCTGATATTATCCAAGGCAGAGAAAGACCCCATTTTCTACCACTTCAAACAAGTAGAGATCAAAGACGATCAAGACGCTAAATCGAAACCCGAAAAGGGCTCTCATAATCTTTCCAAAAGTCAAGCTTACGCTTCCGAAAAATATCACAAGATTATGACTGATATAGAGAGTGCTGATTCTAcgttttctttgaaggacCTGGTACTGAGGGTTTACCAAGATCTCAACAATTATTCCGAATGCCTAATACCAATCGACGAAGGGAACGCGGTTGACATCAAAATATTCCCTATGATGACACCTCCCAATTCAAACATATCGATCGAAGACGTCCCAGTGTCCACTGTTAATCTTAATAAGGTCATCGATGTCAATTGGGACCCTACAATGCTAAAGATTGTGCCATATATCAATGGGCTTAACAGCATATCAAAAATAGCCAAGCTCAGTGTTAGCGATCCAGGTCTAGTGATAGAATGCATCAAACATCTCATATACTACAATTGTGTTTTGTTAGCGGACATATTCCAGTTCTCTAATATCTATGCCCCAACAAGTTCGCTTCGGACGTTTTTAACAGACAGCGTACTGTCAACTGAGTGCCAATCATATGTCGTATGCGAGGAAGACTCGACACTCCCGCGACTGCCCTTCAAGAGAGTAAATCACTCGGCGACAGAGAGCGTCGATCATGAGTTAGCGGATTCACATAGAAGCCAGAGAACTTCAGGATCTCGAACAACGTCAATGAGCTCGAATGGTAAGttttttccttcttcaaataatgAAATGCCAGCTCTTATTTCAGAGGAGTCGCTTTATAGGACTGGAAAGCACTCGCAGAGTAGTTTTTCGAGCAATAACACAAACCCTTCCAACATGTTGGCAAGATATTTACCTACTAAGTCATGTTTGTTCGATTTATATCGCTCACTTAGCCAGGGTACTTCCCTGAGAGAATGGTATGGTGTTCATTATGGGACGATCCGTGCAAATCGCATTGATGTTAGGCGATTCATTACCTTCGGCGTTATTAATGGCCTAATTTACAGGTGCTACTCCTATCCCATcatgaaaaatcttgaaatttttgaccTAGCCAAGAGACTGCATCGTGAGGACATTTCAAATCACACAGTCAAGCATAATAAGGCCAAAAATCCATCGAAAAACATCTTCTCTACTTCAgatatcaaatttggagTCGAATATGAACGACAAAGGAACAAACATCATAAAGCTTTGAACTTGGACATCGCAGACGAAGTACTGAGGAACGTTTATAAGAAGTTATCCGTCACAAATAGTACTGATACAAGGCCTAATAGTGCGGACCCAATAGCCCGCCTGTACAGAGAGAGATCGCTCGGCAGTCTAGCCGACGGCTCTACCAATAATATCTATCGACTGCAGAATTCTGACCGCCCGTCAAAAGTTTCCTTCGATAagcaacaagaaattgggCATATCAGCAAAGGCATGTCATCTTCGAATGACAAGGTCAAGATGGATGAGGAAGCCAAACTTGAAAGACGGGAAAGGGATCTCATACTTTTGGAATCTGTCGAGGCTGCTGATAGTTTGGACACAATATGTGTCAAATTAGAGATGTCTAGGTATGATGTCGAAGCTCTTATCCAGAACTTGGGGGAAtataaaatcatcaacagcTAA
- the CIN8 gene encoding kinesin motor protein CIN8 (similar to Saccharomyces cerevisiae CIN8 (YEL061C); ancestral locus Anc_6.16), with the protein MVAMPQASGEDVEELNITVAVRCRGRNEREIKAKSSVVVSVPDVTGSNEVSINTTGDVGITAQINSKTYTVDEVFGPSANQSLVFQKIAEPLFADFIKGYNCTVLVYGMTSTGKTYTMTGDEKLYDGELSESAGIIPRILFKLFETLELQKEDYVVKCSFVELYNEELKDLLGDSQEIASSRKLRIFDSNTMSAATNSMSTGNSTKNSRNNSPRSSSELPTATFLRKRWKTAPSVTQSHQNSQDQNAGIYIQNLQDFHITNAKEGIKLLQKGLKHRQVATTKMNDFSSRSHTIFTITLYKEYNGEIFRVSKMNLVDLAGSENISRSGAQHQRAKEAGSINQSLLTLGRVINSLTDKSLHVPFRESKLTRLLQDSLGGNTKTALIATISPAKINSEETCSTLQYAAKAKNIKNKPQLGSVIMKDILVKNITGELAKIKADLLSTKSKEGIYMSQDNYKELTNDLESYKTEVKECKRAIETLTSQNTLLLKDKKASNEVNDLQRIKLQNMRDAMSDLYSKAEKQNKREQNLVATASTLKTTVGTMQSIIKEHERRERDIESKMGDLFNNEFARVKQTILSNIRDIEQQIDWENIGVQGNIDSIRGEISKLLERAQQQTDDMYKDCVEKILDETPGHFQLAAEKVSEVEKLIATCHRDLTENLSDVSEEFNNLRQYLNDHFFKNNHEEILVSHIDRTYHHIQTSADDLFQQFKEMMDNHLEKNKDLMLESLKTATYDVIRKEMQLFEPQKKKWEDSFKYINKCDSINFAFQNGVKSPLLGIKSTLGSSQEAINKTITKVKEQMDEHESPASMLSNSRVFSEQFSGILNKQSLLHESLKKSVIITSDHADAVDKLKEAIDHVVSERGSSMEGERVEHVDGILRRMDEQNLLYLDRSPLRPANFKMNKSERNSPNRSSPCKSVSHSPCKQPVCHPRINYKRSLTDLNDGQEEGLNKLSRHRCG; encoded by the coding sequence ATGGTAGCAATGCCGCAGGCAAGTGGTGAGGACGTGGAGGAGCTGAATATAACAGTCGCGGTGCGTTGCAGGGGACGTAACGAAAGAGAGATCAAAGCTAAGAGCTCAGTGGTTGTTTCTGTACCAGACGTTACAGGATCTAATGAAGTCTCGATCAATACTACTGGAGATGTTGGAATTACGGCTCAGATTAATTCCAAGACTTACACAGTTGATGAAGTATTTGGACCTAGTGCCAATCAGAGCCTCGTTTTCCAAAAGATAGCTGAACCTCTGTTTGCAGATTTTATTAAGGGTTACAATTGCACGGTGCTTGTGTATGGGATGACATCTACTGGTAAGACTTACACGATGACAGGTGATGAGAAACTGTATGATGGGGAGTTGAGTGAATCTGCGGGCATCATTCCACGAATCTTATTCAAACTATTTGAGACTTTGGAACTACAAAAAGAGGATTATGTAGTCAAATGTTCTTTTGTCGAGTTGTACAAcgaagagttgaaagatttattGGGAGATTCACAGGAGATAGCTTCGTCTCGTAAATTGAGGATATTTGATTCCAATACGATGAGTGCAGCTACAAACTCAATGAGTACTGGCAATAGTACAAAGAATTCGAGAAATAATTCTCctagatcttcttcagagCTACCGACAGCTACTTTTCTAAGGAAACGCTGGAAAACGGCACCATCTGTAACTCAGTCCCATCAAAATTCACAGGATCAAAATGCTGGCATTTACATACAGAATTTACAGGATTTCCATATCACCAACGCCAAGGAGGGTATCAAATTACTACAAAAGGGCTTGAAACATAGACAAGTGGCTACCACTAAGATGAATGACTTCTCGAGCAGATCGCACACGATCTTTACAATAACTCTGTATAAAGAGTACAATGGCGAGATTTTCCGAGTCTCAAAGATGAACCTGGTCGATCTCGCAGGTTCAGAGAATATAAGTCGATCAGGGGCTCAACATCAACGTGCTAAGGAGGCTGGTTCCATCAATCAAAGTCTCTTAACCTTGGGGAGAGTCATCAACTCATTAACGGATAAGAGTTTGCACGTTCCATTCAGGGAGTCAAAATTAACGCGACTCTTACAGGATTCGCTTGGTGGTAATACGAAGACAGCTTTGATTGCAACAATATCTCCTGCCAAGATCAATTCGGAAGAGACTTGCAGTACGTTGCAATACGCAGCCAAGGCTAAAAACATTAAGAATAAACCGCAATTGGGGTCCGTGATAATGAAAGATATCTTGGTTAAAAATATCACAGGTGAGTTGgccaagatcaaagctGATTTGTTATCAACGAAATCAAAGGAGGGCATATACATGAGTCAGGATAATTACAAAGAACTCACAAATGATCTTGAGAGTTACAAGACAGAAGTAAAGGAGTGTAaaagagccattgaaaCGTTAACCTCACAAAATACTCTTTTGCTCAAGGATAAGAAGGCATCGAACGAAGTCAATGACTTACAAAGAATTAAGTTACAGAATATGAGAGATGCAATGAGTGATTTGTACTCAAAAGCTGAAAAGCAGAACAAAAGGGAGCAAAATTTGGTCGCTACGGCTTCTACACTCAAGACAACCGTAGGAACTATGCAAAGTATCATAAAAGAGCATGAAAGGCGTGAAAGAGATATTGAGTCAAAGATGGGTGATTTATTCAATAATGAGTTTGCGCGAGTCAAGCAAACGATTCTCAGCAATATTAGAGACATAGAGCAACAAATTGACTGGGAAAATATTGGTGTGCAAGGAAATATCGACTCAATTAGAGgagaaatttcaaagctaCTAGAAAGGGCACAACAGCAAACAGACGATATGTACAAAGACTGTGTGGAGAAGATACTAGATGAGACCCCAGGACATTTTCAATTAGCTGCTGAGAAGGTTtctgaagttgaaaagctgATCGCAACGTGTCACAGAGATTTAACAGAAAATTTGTCTGACGTAAGCGAAGAGTTTAATAATTTGAGGCAGTACCTCAAtgaccatttcttcaagaataatcacgaagaaattttggtgTCTCATATCGACAGAACTTATCATCACATTCAAACTTCTGCCGATGATCTATTTCAGCAATTCAAGGAAATGATGGATAATCACCttgagaagaacaaggatCTCATGCTTGAGAGCTTGAAGACTGCCACTTATGACGTTATCCGAAAGGAAATGCAGTTGTTTGAACCTCAGAAGAAAAAGTGGGAAGACTCATTCAAATACATCAATAAATGTGACTCAATAAACTTCGCGTTCCAAAATGGTGTCAAATCTCCACTTTTGGGTATAAAATCTACCCTAGGATCTTCTCAAGAAGCAATCAACAAGACGATCACTAAGGTTAAAGAGCAGATGGATGAACATGAGAGTCCTGCCTCAATGTTGAGCAATAGCCGTGTCTTCAGCGAGCAGTTTTCTGGTATCTTGAACAAACAATCCCTGCTGCATGAAAGCCTGAAGAAAAGCGTCATCATTACGAGTGATCACGCTGATGCCGTggacaaattgaaggaggCTATCGACCACGTTGTGAGTGAAAGAGGTTCTTCCATGGAAGGAGAGCGTGTTGAACATGTTGACGGCATTCTGCGAAGGATGGATGAGCAAAATCTACTCTACTTAGACCGGTCTCCTTTAAGACCTGcaaacttcaaaatgaatAAGAGTGAGCGAAATAGTCCGAACAGATCAAGTCCATGCAAGTCTGTTTCTCATTCACCGTGTAAACAACCAGTGTGTCATCCCAGGATCAATTATAAACGATCTCTTACTGACCTAAATGACggacaagaagaaggccTCAATAAGCTGTCTCGACATCGTTGCGGTTAA
- the UTP23 gene encoding rRNA-binding ribosome biosynthesis protein UTP23 (similar to Saccharomyces cerevisiae UTP23 (YOR004W); ancestral locus Anc_6.15), whose translation MRQKRAKAYRKQMLVYNHTFKFREPYQVLVDNQIVLDCHGSNFDLVKGLQRTLQAEVKVMITQCCMQALYETNKQGAIELAKTFERRRCNHPPKEPKPPIECLESIVCVNGHNKHRYVVASQDIDTRRILRRTPGVPLVHTVRSVMVMEPLSDASAKVSSAAEAEKLHKGLNDPRNAGIKTENPQTSIKKRTKQPNPLSVKKRKTESKGEPKAAQDTEPVASNTKKRRRKHKSSTTEPQGQEEST comes from the coding sequence ATGCGTCAGAAGCGTGCAAAGGCTTACAGAAAGCAGATGCTGGTGTACAACCACACTTTCAAGTTCCGCGAACCATACCAGGTGCTTGTCGATAACCAAATCGTGCTAGATTGCCATGGGTCAAACTTTGACCTCGTCAAAGGGTTACAACGTACGCTACAGGCAGAAGTCAAGGTTATGATCACACAGTGTTGCATGCAGGCGTTATATGAGACCAATAAGCAAGGTGCCATTGAACTGGCGAAAACATTTGAGCGTCGTAGATGTAACCACCCTCCAAAGGAACCAAAACCACCGATTGAATGTCTCGAAAGTATTGTATGCGTCAATGGTCACAACAAGCATCGCTATGTAGTGGCGTCCCAGGATATCGATACCAGAAGAATACTCAGGCGCACACCAGGTGTACCATTGGTACACACCGTGCGGTCAGTGATGGTCATGGAACCTTTAAGCGATGCCAGTGCGAAAGTAAGCTCCGCGGCAGAGGCAGAGAAGCTCCATAAGGGACTTAACGACCCACGCAACGCTGGAATCAAGACGGAGAACCCACAGAcatcaatcaagaagagaactAAGCAACCGAACCCGCTCAGtgtcaagaagaggaagacCGAGTCAAAGGGCGAGCCAAAGGCGGCACAAGACACAGAGCCAGTCGCTTCAAATACCAAAAAGCGCAGGCGGAAGCATAAGAGCTCTACCACGGAGCCTCAGGGCCAGGAAGAATCGACCTGA